In the Mycolicibacter sp. MU0102 genome, one interval contains:
- a CDS encoding RidA family protein, which translates to MIQRLTPDVGYLPPAMFDALGISQLVITGGLVHWSGIVAAQADTDGISVPAADVTGQLTFILDRLDAMLAFVGSDRTQIVSMTIYSTAIDDLSAALARVYAPWVGEHRPALTSIGVARLSLPQTLLEVQGCAVVPERR; encoded by the coding sequence ATGATTCAGCGGCTCACCCCCGACGTCGGCTATCTGCCGCCAGCAATGTTCGACGCGTTGGGAATCTCGCAACTGGTGATCACCGGAGGACTGGTGCACTGGTCGGGAATCGTTGCAGCACAGGCCGACACCGATGGAATCAGCGTTCCGGCGGCCGATGTCACCGGTCAGCTGACCTTCATCCTGGACAGACTGGACGCCATGCTTGCCTTCGTCGGCTCCGATCGCACACAGATCGTCAGCATGACCATCTACAGCACCGCGATCGACGACTTGTCGGCCGCGCTGGCGCGCGTCTATGCACCATGGGTGGGAGAACACCGACCGGCTCTCACCTCGATCGGAGTCGCACGGCTGTCGCTGCCGCAGACATTGCTCGAGGTCCAGGGCTGCGCGGTCGTTCCGGAAAGGCGATGA
- a CDS encoding HNH endonuclease, producing MKRRGHRTPGAPPASLSGLATAPCLHSVATSGAVTGPGTSNEAASIWTRRRVLLLNSTFEPLTALSLRRAVVMLICGKADIVHDDPAGPVIHSATRSVPVPSVIRLRNYVRVPYRARIPLTRAALMHRDQHSCAYCGGKADTVDHVVPRSRGGDHSWENCVAACSTCNHRKADRLLAEIGWTLRLVPTSPKGQHWRLLAVIHDLDPVWMRYLGEGAA from the coding sequence ATGAAACGTCGGGGCCACCGCACCCCCGGTGCCCCACCGGCGAGCCTGAGCGGGCTTGCCACCGCCCCATGCCTGCATTCGGTCGCCACATCCGGTGCTGTCACCGGTCCTGGGACCAGCAATGAAGCCGCATCCATCTGGACTCGTCGGCGGGTATTGCTGCTGAACTCCACCTTCGAGCCGTTGACGGCGCTGTCGCTGCGGCGCGCCGTGGTCATGCTGATCTGCGGTAAAGCCGACATCGTGCACGACGATCCGGCCGGCCCGGTGATCCACTCCGCGACCCGGTCGGTGCCGGTGCCGTCGGTGATCCGGTTGCGGAACTACGTTCGAGTGCCGTATCGGGCCCGGATCCCGTTGACCCGGGCTGCGCTGATGCACCGCGACCAGCACAGCTGCGCCTACTGCGGCGGCAAGGCCGACACTGTCGACCACGTGGTGCCGCGCAGTCGTGGCGGCGACCACTCCTGGGAGAACTGCGTGGCCGCCTGTTCGACCTGCAATCACCGCAAGGCGGACCGGTTGCTGGCCGAGATCGGCTGGACGCTGCGGTTGGTGCCCACCTCGCCCAAGGGCCAGCACTGGCGGCTGCTGGCGGTGATCCACGATCTCGATCCGGTGTGGATGCGCTACCTCGGTGAAGGCGCCGCCTGA
- a CDS encoding carbon-nitrogen hydrolase family protein has protein sequence MVLAAAVQLEAVLGDVPANLAACERLADEAGRAGAKIIALPEFFSTGIGFEPTLATAALPPDGAATELLTRLARRHDALVGGSFLCRDPDGHVRNAYLLAGPDGVVGRHDKDLPTMWENAFYTGGDDDGVLAAGDHTVGAAVCWELMRTQTVRRLRGRVDLVMTGSGWWSIPRWSPHVLFDRLERNNAGTARRAAASFAQYVGAPVVHAAHAGALTCAMPWLPLRYRGHFEGATLIANADGTVIAERRADQGEGIVLAEITPGRQPARLAPPAGFWLHRRGTLPTAVWHYQRWHGRRWYRHNVAQNV, from the coding sequence ATGGTTCTTGCTGCGGCTGTCCAACTGGAGGCGGTACTCGGCGACGTTCCGGCCAACCTTGCCGCCTGCGAGCGGCTGGCCGACGAGGCGGGCCGCGCCGGCGCCAAGATCATCGCCCTGCCGGAATTCTTCAGCACCGGCATCGGATTCGAGCCGACGCTGGCTACGGCGGCGCTACCGCCCGACGGTGCGGCCACCGAACTGCTCACCAGGCTGGCTCGCCGGCACGACGCGCTGGTCGGTGGGTCCTTTCTGTGCCGCGATCCCGACGGCCACGTGCGCAATGCCTATCTGCTCGCCGGTCCTGACGGTGTGGTGGGGCGCCACGACAAGGATCTGCCGACCATGTGGGAGAACGCATTCTACACCGGCGGGGACGACGACGGGGTGCTCGCGGCCGGCGACCATACGGTCGGGGCGGCGGTGTGCTGGGAGCTGATGCGCACCCAGACGGTGCGCCGACTGCGCGGCCGGGTGGACCTGGTGATGACCGGCTCGGGCTGGTGGTCGATTCCACGCTGGTCGCCGCACGTCCTGTTCGACCGCCTCGAACGCAATAACGCCGGTACCGCGCGCCGGGCCGCGGCGTCGTTTGCCCAGTATGTCGGCGCCCCGGTGGTGCACGCCGCCCACGCGGGTGCGTTGACCTGCGCGATGCCGTGGCTGCCCCTTCGGTACCGCGGTCACTTCGAAGGCGCCACGCTGATCGCCAACGCGGACGGCACCGTCATCGCGGAACGGCGCGCCGATCAAGGCGAAGGGATCGTGCTTGCCGAGATCACGCCCGGCCGGCAGCCGGCTCGACTCGCGCCGCCGGCCGGCTTCTGGCTGCATCGCCGCGGGACGCTGCCCACCGCGGTGTGGCACTACCAACGCTGGCATGGGCGGCGCTGGTACCGGCACAACGTCGCACAGAACGTCTGA
- a CDS encoding MOSC N-terminal beta barrel domain-containing protein: MNDELRADSVVGRIKTIFRFPIKSVGGRSITHTYVDMHGSLGDHRYAFIDVETGNLCNAKNPRKYGSMLACRAYYLDEPRPEQPLPTLEVVFPDGTAHRNDGTDLDDAMSRYLGRAVRLSAAVPSDAKTELVWEAATGLPKEGVYSHTTTNADGDEVLTYDPLHANRFFDLTPLHFITTSTLNHFQRLEPGARFNPRRYRPTMVIDTPAPGLVEDAWVGGRLAIGATVSASIDLCTPRCVMSTLAHGKDVPLDRATLRTIAKHNSKVVGDFGRLACAGVYATVTATGPVRVGDPVRFESDIN; the protein is encoded by the coding sequence ATGAACGACGAATTGCGCGCCGACAGCGTGGTCGGCCGTATTAAGACCATCTTCCGCTTCCCCATCAAATCGGTCGGCGGCCGAAGCATCACCCACACCTACGTCGACATGCATGGCAGTCTCGGGGATCACCGGTACGCGTTCATCGATGTCGAGACCGGCAATCTGTGCAACGCGAAGAATCCGCGCAAGTACGGCAGCATGCTGGCCTGTCGGGCCTACTATCTCGACGAACCGCGGCCCGAACAGCCGTTGCCCACCCTGGAAGTCGTCTTTCCCGACGGAACGGCTCACCGCAACGACGGCACCGACCTCGACGACGCCATGTCGCGCTACCTCGGCCGTGCGGTACGCCTCTCCGCGGCCGTGCCCAGCGACGCGAAGACCGAGCTGGTCTGGGAAGCGGCGACCGGCCTGCCCAAAGAGGGCGTGTACAGCCACACGACCACGAACGCCGACGGCGACGAGGTCTTGACCTACGACCCGCTGCACGCCAACCGGTTCTTCGACCTGACACCGCTGCACTTCATAACCACCTCGACGCTCAACCATTTTCAACGGCTGGAACCCGGCGCGAGATTCAACCCGCGCCGCTATCGGCCGACGATGGTGATCGACACCCCAGCGCCCGGCCTCGTCGAAGACGCCTGGGTAGGCGGACGGCTCGCCATCGGAGCGACGGTCTCGGCCAGCATCGACCTATGCACGCCACGATGCGTGATGTCCACACTCGCGCACGGCAAAGACGTGCCGCTGGACCGGGCGACGCTGCGAACCATCGCCAAACACAACAGCAAGGTCGTCGGAGATTTCGGGCGGCTGGCGTGCGCCGGGGTGTACGCCACCGTGACGGCGACCGGACCGGTTCGGGTAGGCGACCCGGTCCGGTTCGAGTCGGACATCAACTAG
- a CDS encoding globin, which translates to MQPIEEPSFYDAVGGAETFHAIVSRFYQLVAQDPILRPMYPADDMDGAEERLRMFLEQYWGGPRTYTELRGHPRLRMRHIPYRIGPMQRDAWLRCMVTAIDEIDSDTLDDAHRGELLQYLHSAADFLVNAPI; encoded by the coding sequence ATGCAGCCGATAGAAGAACCCTCGTTTTATGACGCCGTCGGCGGTGCGGAGACCTTTCACGCCATCGTGTCGCGGTTTTATCAACTGGTCGCCCAGGACCCGATCCTGCGCCCGATGTACCCCGCCGACGACATGGACGGCGCCGAGGAACGATTGCGGATGTTCCTCGAGCAGTACTGGGGCGGGCCGCGCACCTACACCGAGCTGCGTGGGCACCCGCGCTTGCGGATGCGCCATATCCCCTACCGGATCGGCCCGATGCAGCGCGATGCGTGGCTGCGCTGCATGGTGACGGCCATCGACGAGATCGACAGCGACACCCTCGACGATGCACACCGCGGCGAACTGCTGCAGTACCTGCATTCGGCGGCCGACTTCCTGGTCAACGCACCGATCTGA